The following are encoded in a window of Haloarcula halophila genomic DNA:
- a CDS encoding alkaline phosphatase family protein: protein MGLFDRLKGDDGPRVAFFGIDGVPYSLIDQHPDVFPNLTELAADGSGGAIDSIVPPESSACWPSLTTGVNPGQTGVYGFQDREVGSYDTYVPMGRDVQAERLWDRVTEDGRDATVLNVPVTFPPQRNVQRMVSGFLSPGVDKAAYPDDLRDRLQETDYRIDVNAKLGHDDDKTEFVEDAHETVEKRFETFKHYVQQDDWDLFFGVFMTTDRVNHFLFKDYVEETDNREAFLNFYSTVDDYLGKLREMLPDDVTMVVASDHGFTALDYEVHCNEWLRQEGWLDFHDDDHSELGDISDDTKAYSLIPGRFYINLEGREPNGSVPQDEYEQVRSELKEKLEALEGPDGNPVADRVVTKEDAFRGDHEDIAPDLVVVPNHGFDLKAGFKGSEDVFGVGPRNGMHSFDNATLLVEDDDARINDADLYDIAPTVLSLMDHDYDRGEFDGTSLV, encoded by the coding sequence ATCCGGACGTGTTCCCGAACCTCACGGAACTGGCCGCAGACGGCAGCGGCGGCGCGATCGACAGCATCGTTCCCCCGGAGTCCAGCGCCTGCTGGCCGTCGCTGACCACCGGCGTCAACCCGGGACAGACCGGCGTCTACGGCTTCCAGGACCGCGAGGTCGGGTCGTACGATACCTACGTCCCGATGGGCCGGGACGTCCAGGCCGAGCGTCTCTGGGACCGGGTCACCGAGGACGGTCGGGACGCGACGGTACTGAACGTCCCCGTCACGTTCCCGCCCCAGCGCAACGTCCAACGGATGGTCTCGGGCTTTCTCTCGCCCGGCGTCGACAAGGCGGCCTATCCCGACGACCTGCGTGACCGTCTCCAAGAGACGGACTACCGGATCGACGTCAACGCGAAACTCGGCCACGACGACGACAAGACCGAGTTCGTCGAGGACGCCCACGAGACCGTCGAGAAGCGCTTCGAGACGTTCAAACACTACGTCCAGCAGGACGACTGGGACCTCTTTTTCGGCGTCTTCATGACCACCGACCGGGTCAACCACTTCCTGTTCAAAGACTACGTCGAGGAGACGGACAACCGGGAGGCGTTCCTGAACTTCTACAGCACAGTCGACGACTACCTGGGGAAACTCCGCGAGATGCTCCCCGACGACGTGACGATGGTCGTCGCCTCCGACCACGGGTTCACCGCTCTGGACTACGAGGTCCACTGCAACGAGTGGCTCCGCCAGGAGGGGTGGCTCGACTTCCACGACGACGACCACTCGGAACTGGGCGACATCAGCGACGACACGAAAGCGTACTCGCTCATTCCCGGTCGCTTCTACATCAACCTCGAAGGACGGGAACCGAACGGGAGCGTCCCACAGGACGAGTACGAACAGGTCCGCTCGGAACTCAAAGAGAAACTCGAAGCGCTCGAGGGCCCCGACGGGAACCCGGTCGCCGATCGCGTGGTCACCAAGGAGGACGCGTTCCGCGGCGACCACGAGGACATCGCGCCGGATCTGGTCGTCGTCCCGAACCACGGCTTCGACCTCAAGGCCGGCTTCAAAGGTTCCGAGGACGTCTTCGGCGTCGGCCCGCGAAACGGGATGCACAGTTTCGACAACGCGACCCTGCTCGTCGAGGACGACGACGCCCGCATCAACGACGCCGACCTCTACGACATCGCACCGACGGTCCTCTCGCTGATGGACCACGACTACGACCGCGGCGAGTTCGACGGGACGAGTCTCGTCTAG
- the phoU gene encoding phosphate signaling complex protein PhoU has product MPRESYQERLETLREDVLYMSEVVLERFRLGLNALEQKDEELAWEVIDGDDEVNQLYLDLEQDCIDLLALQQPVASDLRFIAASFKIITDLERVGDLATNLGEYSMDAERDVFPEVDIQDIGTAVVEMIEDAMVAYSEEDPEQCYAIAETDDVIDEQCEDASEAVVRDLIERQIDADSSETDIEQLMADVSRLLLTIRDIERVGDHAVNIAARTLYMVENDDDLIY; this is encoded by the coding sequence ATGCCACGCGAATCGTATCAGGAGCGGCTCGAAACCCTCCGTGAGGACGTCCTCTACATGTCCGAAGTCGTCCTCGAACGCTTCCGGCTCGGTCTCAACGCGCTCGAACAGAAAGACGAGGAGCTCGCCTGGGAGGTCATCGACGGCGACGACGAGGTGAACCAACTGTATCTGGATCTCGAACAGGACTGTATCGATCTGCTGGCGCTCCAGCAACCGGTCGCTTCGGATCTCCGGTTTATCGCGGCCTCGTTCAAGATCATCACCGACCTCGAACGGGTCGGCGACCTGGCGACGAACCTCGGCGAGTATTCGATGGACGCCGAGCGCGACGTGTTCCCGGAGGTCGACATCCAGGATATCGGCACGGCCGTCGTCGAGATGATCGAGGACGCGATGGTCGCCTACAGCGAGGAAGACCCCGAGCAGTGTTACGCGATCGCCGAGACCGACGACGTCATCGACGAACAGTGCGAGGACGCCTCGGAGGCGGTCGTCCGCGACCTCATCGAGCGCCAGATCGACGCAGACTCCAGCGAGACCGACATCGAACAGCTGATGGCCGACGTTTCTCGGCTCTTGCTGACGATCCGTGACATCGAGCGCGTCGGCGACCACGCGGTCAACATCGCCGCTCGAACGCTGTACATGGTCGAGAACGACGACGACCTGATCTACTGA